The Pseudomonas parafulva genome window below encodes:
- the hxsD gene encoding His-Xaa-Ser system protein HxsD, translating into MTWPVILKLDSAVYSLSVVQRAVYSLADIVAIQVSVEDQQIALEALPAHANLTLAARYASTLILQHLNDFALRDHINRETAGLREILARAALAGCGISQ; encoded by the coding sequence ATGACATGGCCTGTCATCCTGAAACTCGATAGTGCAGTTTATTCCCTCAGCGTGGTGCAACGGGCGGTGTATTCCCTCGCTGACATCGTCGCCATCCAAGTATCGGTCGAAGACCAACAAATTGCTCTCGAAGCGCTGCCGGCCCACGCCAATCTGACACTTGCCGCGCGATACGCCAGCACACTGATCCTCCAGCATTTGAATGACTTCGCCTTACGCGACCATATCAACCGCGAAACCGCAGGGCTGCGTGAGATTCTAGCCCGAGCCGCGCTCGCTGGATGCGGGATTTCCCAGTGA